A genomic window from Populus nigra chromosome 7, ddPopNigr1.1, whole genome shotgun sequence includes:
- the LOC133699075 gene encoding uncharacterized protein LOC133699075 isoform X2 — protein MEFTFLFCHFHFHYQQLTTPTRTATSSSTTRTRRCPLNFSSLYNKLFTRLPCTIIINPSSPEPEREAITILALLGDHMDGVDSSRRRSRRMSLKERLGLRGLGCCGATWGFSPTTIVTNDDLDIDEEREEIEAVVNTGQEEEERVSDPGCLDPNPSPNQQHSSGMNLAAALAAERQFREAGSNVMEPTSVTDVGTANVGLTGTPLRVSLMRLLEESTEGGGGGEGVITETTVGNDTVCCVCMGRKKGAAFIPCGHTFCRVCSRELWLNRGSCPLCNRSILEILDIF, from the exons ATGGAATTTACCTTTCTTTTCTGTCACTTTCACTTCCATTATCAACAACTGACTACTCCTACACGTACAGCAACATCATCTTCAACAACAAGAACCAGGCGGTGTCCATTAAATTTCTCTTCACTCTACAATAAACTCTTCACGAGACTCCCATGCACGATTATAATTAACCCCTCTTCACCT GAACCAGAAAGAGAAGCAATAACAATTCTTGCATTGCTGGGTGACCATATGGACGGcgtagattcttcaaggagaagATCAAGAAGAATGAGTCTTAAGGAACGGCTAGGACTAAGAGGTTTGGGTTGTTGTGGGGCCACTTGGGGTTTCAGTCCCACCACCATCGTCACCAATGATGATCTCGATATTGATGAAGAACGGGAAGAGATAGAGGCTGTGGTAAACACGGgccaggaggaggaggagagagtTTCTGATCCGGGCTGTTTGGATCCGAACCCGAGTCCGAACCAACAGCATTCCTCGGGTATGAACTTAGCTGCTGCTTTGGCCGCAGAAAGACAATTCAGGGAGGCAGGAAGTAACGTCATGGAGCCCACCAGTGTCACTGATGTGGGAACCGCAAATGTTGGTTTGACGGGGACGCCGTTAAGGGTGTCGTTGATGAGGCTGTTAGAGGAGAGCACGgaaggtggtggaggaggagaagggGTAATTACGGAGACGACGGTGGGGAATGATACAGTGTGTTGCGTGTGCATGGGGAGGAAAAAAGGAGCAGCATTTATCCCATGTGGGCACACGTTTTGCAGGGTGTGTTCGAGGGAGCTTTGGTTGAATCGAGGTAGTTGTCCCCTTTGTAACCGGTCAATTCTTGAAATCCTCGACATTTTCTAA
- the LOC133699075 gene encoding putative E3 ubiquitin-protein ligase XBAT35 isoform X1, with protein MDGVDSSRRRSRRMSLKERLGLRGLGCCGATWGFSPTTIVTNDDLDIDEEREEIEAVVNTGQEEEERVSDPGCLDPNPSPNQQHSSGMNLAAALAAERQFREAGSNVMEPTSVTDVGTANVGLTGTPLRVSLMRLLEESTEGGGGGEGVITETTVGNDTVCCVCMGRKKGAAFIPCGHTFCRVCSRELWLNRGSCPLCNRSILEILDIF; from the coding sequence ATGGACGGcgtagattcttcaaggagaagATCAAGAAGAATGAGTCTTAAGGAACGGCTAGGACTAAGAGGTTTGGGTTGTTGTGGGGCCACTTGGGGTTTCAGTCCCACCACCATCGTCACCAATGATGATCTCGATATTGATGAAGAACGGGAAGAGATAGAGGCTGTGGTAAACACGGgccaggaggaggaggagagagtTTCTGATCCGGGCTGTTTGGATCCGAACCCGAGTCCGAACCAACAGCATTCCTCGGGTATGAACTTAGCTGCTGCTTTGGCCGCAGAAAGACAATTCAGGGAGGCAGGAAGTAACGTCATGGAGCCCACCAGTGTCACTGATGTGGGAACCGCAAATGTTGGTTTGACGGGGACGCCGTTAAGGGTGTCGTTGATGAGGCTGTTAGAGGAGAGCACGgaaggtggtggaggaggagaagggGTAATTACGGAGACGACGGTGGGGAATGATACAGTGTGTTGCGTGTGCATGGGGAGGAAAAAAGGAGCAGCATTTATCCCATGTGGGCACACGTTTTGCAGGGTGTGTTCGAGGGAGCTTTGGTTGAATCGAGGTAGTTGTCCCCTTTGTAACCGGTCAATTCTTGAAATCCTCGACATTTTCTAA
- the LOC133699612 gene encoding plastid-lipid-associated protein, chloroplastic-like has product MAAISQLNQFPCKTLSSKTPLFSHFTSSRPSIIPLNSIKNNPTTNNSILKPRILVTREQPTKKRNLFLVKAVDEDEGSPENEGPPVALAEKGEEELKELAEVDRLKGQLVDTFYGTDRGLNATSETRAEVVELITQLEARNPNPAPTEALTLLNGKWILAYTSFAGLFPLLSRGTLPLVKVEEISQTIDSENLTVQNSVQFSGPLATTSISTNAKFEVRSPKRVQIKFEEGIIGTPKLTDSIELPENVEFLGQKIDLTPFRGIISSVQDTASSVAKTISSQPPLKFSIPNRNAESWLLTTYLDDDLRISRGDAGSIFVLIKEGSPLLTP; this is encoded by the exons ATGGCAGCCATCTctcaattaaatcaatttccATGCAAGACTCTCTCTTCAAAAACACCTCTATTCTCCCACTTTACTTCTTCAAGACCCTCGATTATCCCTCTAAACTCGATCAAGAACAACCCAACAACCAACAATTCGATCTTGAAACCAAGAATTCTGGTAACCAGAGAACAACCCACCAAGAAAAGGAATCTTTTCTTGGTTAAGGCTGTGGATGAGGACGAGGGGAGTCCAGAAAATGAAGGCCCTCCGGTTGCTTTGGCTGAGAAGGGGGAGGAGGAGCTGAAAGAGCTGGCAGAGGTTGATCGCTTGAAGGGACAGCTGGTGGATACTTTTTATGGGACTGATCGTGGACTGAATGCTACCAGTGAGACTAGAGCTGAGGTTGTGGAGCTTATTACTCAGCTTGAAGCCAGAAACCCCAATCCTGCTCCCACTGAGGCCTTGACTCTGCTCAATGGCAAATGGATTCTTGC ATACACATCTTTTGCGGGCTTGTTCCCATTGCTGTCAAGGGGTACACTGCCATTGGTAAAGGTTGAGGAAATATCTCAGACGATCGACTCGGAGAACTTAACTGTCCAGAATTCTGTGCAATTCTCAGGGCCGCTGGCTACTACATCCATTAGTACCAATGCCAAATTTGAAGTCCGAAGCCCCAAGCGTGTGCAG ATCAAGTTTGAAGAAGGCATTATTGGGACTCCGAAGCTGACAGACTCAATAGAGTTACCGGAAAATGTGGAATTTCTGGGACAAAAGATCGACCTCACACCCTTTAGAGGCATAATCTCCTCTGTGCAGGATACAGCCTCATCTGTTGCAAAGACCATTTCCAGCCAACCACCATTGAAGTTTTCTATCCCAAACAGGAATGCTGAATCATGGTTGCTAACCACATACCTTGACGAtgaccttcggatttcaagaggTGATGCTGGCAGTATATTTGTGCTCATTAAGGAAGGCAGTCCCCTCTTGACACCCtga
- the LOC133698901 gene encoding uncharacterized protein LOC133698901 isoform X1, translating to MGSVARITKPYRAAMKKDWESLKRYYERHPEAAGLPLTVTKDTVLHIAVHSNDKKLLKHFLDNAPPFSYKVTDLYGNNAVHEAAATGNVEMAKILLNFDRELHCSTTNDGQKNEYCSDELLQIMNNRGETALFRAAAFGRTKMVRFLCFKIKNKDVHRRRHDSTSILHIAVLGKYFETASQLAVWDAYLPGAVDENGMSCLQLLASMPSAFKSGYPMGMLQKLLYFCLPDIGGDDDKELGDSDDVKESGKLHSSPGQDLESGHGRILSHQSNNSGSAISKMYHGVLRCMAMGFPAIRKLWGIKKKQKGVLELVQILAKTDLTWWNANLGRSGPSGHEIVSHDKVDEAEREEEYQFPSDLPKQIKTTSPKETPLIAAARHGIVEIIEAILDVYPQAIEHINEKDESIFHAAARCHRKEILDLLPSSYALMPRLGRRITCNGDSILHQAAYLGETHHRDRPGDALRMQSDIQWFKRVKKIVPAYFFNHRNEKGQTAQELFTTEHKRLVKDGSEWLMRTTQACTLVAVLIATVAFTSAYTVPGGSNSKTGHPLLIDTTPFHVFTISDTISLCFALTSVVVFLSIMTSNMNEQDFKTSLPLKLVLGLTTLFFAVTAMMVAFAATLVLMIRQRLHWAAIPIYTVACCPVTIFLVLQFPLYLNIAWFTVRGMLWSFIDSLPRSHE from the exons ATGGGAAGTGTTGCAAGAATAACAAAGCCCTATCGCGCTGCCATGAAAAAAGATTGGGAAAGCTTGAAAAGGTACTACGAGCGACATCCTGAAGCTGCAGGTCTTCCGTTGACTGTCACCAAGGACACTGTACTTCACATTGCAGTACACAGTAACGACAAGAAACTGCTCAAACATTTTCTGGATAACGCACCACCATTCAGTTACAAGGTAACTGATTTGTATGGAAATAATGCTGTTCACGAAGCAGCGGCCACAGGCAATGTGGAAATGGCCAAGATCCTGTTGAATTTTGATAGAGAGCTCCATTGCAGCACAACAAATGATGGACAGAAAAACGAGTATTGTTCTGACGAGCTACTCCAAATCATGAACAATAGAGGAGAAACTGCACTCTTCAGAGCTGCTGCATTTGGCAGGACCAAAATGGTgaggtttttgtgttttaaaattaagaacaaGGATGTTCATCGTAGGAGACACGATTCAACCTCCATTCTTCATATTGCGGTCCTTGGCAAATACTTTG AAACAGCATCGCAATTGGCAGTATGGGATGCATACCTTCCGGGGGCGGTGGATGAGAATGGCATGTCATGTCTTCAACTGCTTGCTAGCATGCCATCTGCTTTCAAGAGTGGATATCCCATGGGAATGCTGCAGaaacttctttattttt GCCTTCCAGATATTGGCGGTGATGATGATAAGGAGCTTGGTGATAGTGACGACGTCAAGGAAAGTGGAAAGCTCCATTCGAGTCCGGGACAAGATTTGGAGAGTGGCCATGGCAGGATTCTCTCTCACCAATCCAACAATTCTGGTTCAG CAATTTCAAAGATGTACCATGGCGTATTGAGGTGCATGGCTATGG GATTTCCAGCTATTAGAAAATTGTGGGgcataaaaaagaagcaaaaaggaGTGCTTGAACTTGTCCAAATATTAGCTAAAACAGACTTGACATGGTGGAATGCAAACCTTGGGAGGTCTGGGCCGTCTGGCCATGAAATCGTCTCTCATGACAAGGTAGATGAAgcagaaagagaagaagagtaTCAGTTCCCTTCGGATCTTCCTAAGCAAATTAAAACCACCTCTCCTAAGGAGACTCCTCTTATTGCAGCAGCAAGACATGGGATCGTGGagattatagaagctattcttGATGTGTATCCGCAGGCTATAGAGCACATCAATGAGAAGGATGAAAGCATCTTTCATGCTGCAGCCAGATGCCATAGGAAAGAAATTTTGGACCTTCTTCCATCTTCTTATGCTTTAATGCCGAGGCTTGGGAGGAGAATCACTTGTAATGGTGACAGTATTTTGCATCAAGCTGCATACCTAGGTGAGACTCATCATAGAGACAGACCAGGAGACGCCCTACGCATGCAGTCCGATATTCAGTGGTTTAAG AGGGTGAAGAAAATTGTGCCTGCATATTTCTTCAATCATCGGAACGAGAAAGGACAGACAGCCCAAGAATTATTCACCACTGAACACAAAAGGTTGGTGAAAGACGGGAGTGAGTGGCTAATGCGAACAACACAGGCTTGTACTCTAGTTGCAGTTCTAATTGCCACAGTTGCTTTCACCTCTGCCTACACAGTTCCGGGAGGTTCCAACTCAAAGACAGGCCATCCTTTGCTTATCGACACGACTCCATTTCATGTCTTCACAATCTCAGACACAATATCATTGTGCTTTGCCCTCACTTCGGTGGTGGTGTTTCTGTCCATCATGACATCCAACATGAACGAACAAGATTTCAAGACGTCTCTTCCTTTGAAGCTTGTCCTGGGtttaactactctgttttttGCTGTGACGGCAATGATGGTTGCTTTCGCAGCAACTCTTGTGCTTATGATCAGACAGAGACTTCATTGGGCTGCGATTCCAATTTACACAGTTGCTTGCTGCCCAGTGACAATCTTCCTTGTGCTTCAGTTCCCTCTTTATCTCAATATTGCTTGGTTTACTGTGAGGGGTATGCTGTGGAGTTTCATTGACTCTCTACCTCGTTCACATGAATGA
- the LOC133698485 gene encoding protein CLMP1-like, translating to MGKSGGKKKKGIGAGANQALSGENNGNSNSKAIPNANGGIGLDSSIFLKRAHELKEEGNKRFQNKDYAGALEQYDNALRLTPKTHPDRAVFHSNRAACLMQMKPIDYETVIAECTMALQVQPQFVRALLRRARAFEAIGKYEMAMQDVQVLLGADPNHHDALDITRRLRTAFGPRQEAQQDLQSRPSPAALGASAVRGAPIGGLGSCLPARPVSKKAAAPPGGSVVSPSNKMEKPLMDLVSENGAVTKNQLPKLVLKPFSDSSKASANPGKDRQGKESLSSSMSLPRQVSLLAVRLRPLKLVYDHDIRLAQMPVNCTFKGLREMVSKRFPSSKSVLIKYKDTDGDLVTITCTTELRLAESSVDSLLVKEPDADQTDSVGMLRLHVVEVSPEQEPTLLEEEEEEDEKPLESEENKGGESGSHSSLGESVLEVVDTEIDKAEKETTKEKPGASEDPESKEVEMDDWLFEFAQLFRTHVGIDPDAHIDLHELGMELCSDALEETVTSEEAQSLFDKAASKFQEVAALAFFNWGNVHMCAARKRIPVDESAGKEVVSAQLQAAYGWVKESYSLAREKYEEALSIKPDFYEGLLALGQQQFEMAKLHWSFALANKIDLSSWDSVETLKLFDSAEEKMKAATEMWEKLEEQKANELKDPSASKKDEMLRRRKKLGSNVECESSESGSQGEITPEEAAEQAAVMRSQIHLFWGNMLFERSQVECKLGMDGWKNKLDAAVERFGLAGASDADISMVLKNHCSNGDAAEGDDKKVQNSNTDNVNGADKSEVNKV from the coding sequence ATGGGGAAATCTGGAGGTAAGAAAAAGAAGGGAATTGGTGCTGGTGCAAACCAAGCATTGAGTGGGGAAAATAATggtaattcaaattcaaaagctATCCCAAATGCTAATGGGGGTATTGGTTTAGACTCttcaatatttttgaaaagagcCCATGAGCTTAAAGAAGAAGGGAACAAGAGGTTTCAGAACAAGGACTATGCAGGTGCTCTTGAACAATATGACAATGCCCTTCGCTTAACTCCCAAAACACACCCTGATCGTGCTGTGTTTCATAGCAATAGGGCTGCTTGTTTGATGCAAATGAAACCTATTGATTATGAGACTGTTATTGCTGAGTGTACTATGGCACTTCAAGTGCAGCCACAGTTTGTAAGGGCTCTTCTTAGGAGGGCTCGTGCATTTGAGGCCATAGGGAAGTATGAAATGGCTATGCAGGATGTTCAGGTTTTGTTAGGGGCTGATCCGAATCACCATGATGCTTTGGATATTACTCGGAGATTGAGGACTGCGTTTGGTCCTCGCCAAGAGGCTCAGCAGGACCTCCAGAGCCGTCCATCCCCCGCTGCCTTAGGGGCGTCTGCGGTGCGTGGTGCCCCCATTGGTGGTCTTGGGTCTTGTTTACCAGCCCGGCCAGTTTCGAAGAAGGCAGCTGCACCACCTGGGGGATCTGTTGTATCTCCTAGTAATAAGATGGAAAAGCCTCTGATGGATTTGGTCAGTGAAAATGGTGCTGTGACCAAAAACCAGTTACCGAAACTTGTGTTGAAGCCTTTCAGTGATTCTTCAAAAGCTTCTGCTAATCCAGGAAAGGATAGACAGGGAAAGGAGTCCCTATCTTCCTCAATGTCGTTGCCTAGACAGGTTTCATTGTTGGCAGTTCGATTAAGACCATTGAAACTTGTCTATGATCATGACATAAGGCTAGCACAGATGCCAGTTAATTGTACTTTTAAAGGGCTAAGGGAGATGGTGAGCAAGCGTTTTCCATCATCCAAGTCAGTTTTGATCAAATACAAAGATACTGATGGGGATTTGGTGACTATAACATGCACAACTGAACTCAGATTGGCAGAGTCCTCTGTAGACAGCCTTCTGGTAAAGGAGCCTGATGCAGATCAAACAGATTCCGTTGGAATGTTGAGATTGCATGTTGTTGAGGTGAGTCCAGAGCAAGAGCCAACATTActggaagaagaggaggaggaggatgagaAGCCTCTTGAGAGTGAAGAGAACAAGGGGGGTGAAAGTGGGTCGCATTCATCGCTTGGTGAATCTGTGTTAGAAGTGGTTGATACTGAAATTGACAAGGCAGAGAAAGAAACTACAAAGGAGAAACCAGGAGCTTCAGAGGATCCAGAAAGCAAGGAAGTAGAGATGGATGATTGGTTGTTTGAGTTTGCTCAACTATTTCGCACCCATGTTGGTATTGACCCAGATGCTCATATTGACTTGCATGAACTTGGGATGGAGCTTTGTTCAGATGCTCTTGAGGAGACAGTAACAAGTGAAGAAGCTCAAAGCCTTTTTGATAAGGCTGCCTCAAAGTTCCAGGAAGTGGCTGCTTTGGCTTTTTTCAATTGGGGAAATGTCCATATGTGTGCAGCAAGAAAACGCATACCTGTAGACGAGTCTGCTGGAAAGGAGGTTGTGTCTGCACAGCTTCAAGCAGCTTATGGCTGGGTAAAGGAGAGTTATTCTTTGGCCAGGGAGAAGTATGAGGAAGCACTCTCAATCAAGCCTGACTTTTATGAGGGTTTGCTGGCATTGGGGCAGCAGCAATTTGAAATGGCCAAACTTCATTGGTCATTTGCTCTTGCTAATAAAATAGATCTCTCAAGCTGGGACTCTGTGGAAACTCTTAAACTCTTTGACAGTGCAGAGGAGAAGATGAAAGCAGCAACTGAGATGTGGGAGAAGCTGGAGGAGCAGAAAGCAAACGAGCTAAAAGATCCAAGTGCAAGCAAGAAGGATGAAATgttgagaagaagaaagaaactagGAAGTAATGTTGAATGCGAGTCCTCTGAAAGTGGTTCTCAGGGTGAGATTACGCCGGAAGAAGCAGCTGAACAAGCAGCAGTGATGAGATCACAGATACATCTTTTCTGGGGTAACATGCTTTTTGAACGATCCCAAGTTGAGTGCAAGTTAGGAATGGATGGTTGGAAGAATAAACTTGATGCTGCAGTTGAGCGCTTTGGGCTTGCTGGAGCATCTGACGCTGACATTTCAATGGTTTTGAAGAACCATTGCTCCAATGGAGATGCAGCGGAAGGAGATGACAAAAAGGTTCAGAATTCAAACACTGATAATGTTAATGGAGCAGATAAGAGTGAGGTAAATAAAGTATGA
- the LOC133699948 gene encoding 1-aminocyclopropane-1-carboxylate oxidase-like: METFPVIDLSKLNGEERKLTMEVINDACENWGFFELVNHGISHDLLDAVERLTKEHYRKCMEQRFKEMVASKGLEAVQSEIDDLDWESTFFLRHLPESNLAEIPDLGEDYRKTMKEFALELEGLAEQLLDLLCENLGLEKGYLRKVFCGSRGPTFGTKVSNYPPCPKPDLIKGLRAHTDAGGIILLFQDDKVSGLQLLKDGQWIDVPPMKHSIVINLGDQLEVITNGKYKSVLHRVLAQTDGTRMSIASFYNPGSDAVIYPAPELVEKEEKESQIYPKFVFEDYMKLYAGLKFQAKEPRFEAMKAVESTINMGPIATA, encoded by the exons ATGGAGACCTTCCCAGTTATTGACTTGTCAAAGCTTAATGGTGAAGAGAGGAAGCTAACCATGGAGGTGATCAATGATGCCTGTGAGAACTGGGGTTTCTTTGAG TTGGTGAACCATGGGATATCTCATGATCTCTTGGATGCTGTGGAGAGACTCACAAAAGAGCACTATAGGAAATGCATGGAGCAAAGGTTTAAGGAGATGGTGGCTAGCAAGGGTCTTGAGGCTGTTCAATCTGAAATCGATGACCTTGACTGGGAAAGCACTTTCTTCTTGCGCCACCTTCCTGAATCCAACTTGGCTGAAATCCCTGATCTCGGAGAAGATTACAG AAAGACAATGAAGGAGTTTGCACTGGAATTGGAAGGACTCGCCGAGCAACTTTTAGACTTGCTGTGTGAGAATCTTGGGTTGGAAAAGGGGTACCTGAGGAAAGTCTTTTGTGGCTCCAGGGGACCGACTTTTGGAACCAAGGTCAGCAACTACCCTCCATGCCCTAAACCAGACCTGATCAAAGGTCTGAGGGCCCACACTGATGCTGGGGGCATCATTTTACTGTTCCAAGATGACAAGGTCAGTGGCCTCCAGCTGCTCAAGGATGGCCAATGGATCGATGTTCCGCCCATGAAACACTCCATTGTTATCAACTTAGGTGACCAACTTGAG GTAATTACCAATGGGAAATACAAGAGTGTGTTGCACCGTGTGTTAGCTCAAACAGATGGTACCAGGATGTCCATAGCATCATTCTACAACCCGGGAAGTGATGCTGTCATCTACCCAGCACCAGAACTGgttgagaaagaagaaaaggaaagccaAATCTACCCGAAATTTGTGTTTGAGGACTATATGAAGCTCTATGCAGGCCTCAAGTTCCAAGCCAAGGAGCCAAGGTTTGAAGCTATGAAGGCTGTAGAATCCACAATCAACATGGGTCCAATTGCAACTGCTTAG
- the LOC133698901 gene encoding uncharacterized protein LOC133698901 isoform X2, which produces MGSVARITKPYRAAMKKDWESLKRYYERHPEAAGLPLTVTKDTVLHIAVHSNDKKLLKHFLDNAPPFSYKVTDLYGNNAVHEAAATGNVEMAKILLNFDRELHCSTTNDGQKNEYCSDELLQIMNNRGETALFRAAAFGRTKMVRFLCFKIKNKDVHRRRHDSTSILHIAVLGKYFETASQLAVWDAYLPGAVDENGMSCLQLLASMPSAFKSGYPMGMLQKLLYFCLPDIGGDDDKELGDSDDVKESGKLHSSPGQDLESGHGRILSHQSNNSGSAISKMYHGVLRCMAMAIRKLWGIKKKQKGVLELVQILAKTDLTWWNANLGRSGPSGHEIVSHDKVDEAEREEEYQFPSDLPKQIKTTSPKETPLIAAARHGIVEIIEAILDVYPQAIEHINEKDESIFHAAARCHRKEILDLLPSSYALMPRLGRRITCNGDSILHQAAYLGETHHRDRPGDALRMQSDIQWFKRVKKIVPAYFFNHRNEKGQTAQELFTTEHKRLVKDGSEWLMRTTQACTLVAVLIATVAFTSAYTVPGGSNSKTGHPLLIDTTPFHVFTISDTISLCFALTSVVVFLSIMTSNMNEQDFKTSLPLKLVLGLTTLFFAVTAMMVAFAATLVLMIRQRLHWAAIPIYTVACCPVTIFLVLQFPLYLNIAWFTVRGMLWSFIDSLPRSHE; this is translated from the exons ATGGGAAGTGTTGCAAGAATAACAAAGCCCTATCGCGCTGCCATGAAAAAAGATTGGGAAAGCTTGAAAAGGTACTACGAGCGACATCCTGAAGCTGCAGGTCTTCCGTTGACTGTCACCAAGGACACTGTACTTCACATTGCAGTACACAGTAACGACAAGAAACTGCTCAAACATTTTCTGGATAACGCACCACCATTCAGTTACAAGGTAACTGATTTGTATGGAAATAATGCTGTTCACGAAGCAGCGGCCACAGGCAATGTGGAAATGGCCAAGATCCTGTTGAATTTTGATAGAGAGCTCCATTGCAGCACAACAAATGATGGACAGAAAAACGAGTATTGTTCTGACGAGCTACTCCAAATCATGAACAATAGAGGAGAAACTGCACTCTTCAGAGCTGCTGCATTTGGCAGGACCAAAATGGTgaggtttttgtgttttaaaattaagaacaaGGATGTTCATCGTAGGAGACACGATTCAACCTCCATTCTTCATATTGCGGTCCTTGGCAAATACTTTG AAACAGCATCGCAATTGGCAGTATGGGATGCATACCTTCCGGGGGCGGTGGATGAGAATGGCATGTCATGTCTTCAACTGCTTGCTAGCATGCCATCTGCTTTCAAGAGTGGATATCCCATGGGAATGCTGCAGaaacttctttattttt GCCTTCCAGATATTGGCGGTGATGATGATAAGGAGCTTGGTGATAGTGACGACGTCAAGGAAAGTGGAAAGCTCCATTCGAGTCCGGGACAAGATTTGGAGAGTGGCCATGGCAGGATTCTCTCTCACCAATCCAACAATTCTGGTTCAG CAATTTCAAAGATGTACCATGGCGTATTGAGGTGCATGGCTATGG CTATTAGAAAATTGTGGGgcataaaaaagaagcaaaaaggaGTGCTTGAACTTGTCCAAATATTAGCTAAAACAGACTTGACATGGTGGAATGCAAACCTTGGGAGGTCTGGGCCGTCTGGCCATGAAATCGTCTCTCATGACAAGGTAGATGAAgcagaaagagaagaagagtaTCAGTTCCCTTCGGATCTTCCTAAGCAAATTAAAACCACCTCTCCTAAGGAGACTCCTCTTATTGCAGCAGCAAGACATGGGATCGTGGagattatagaagctattcttGATGTGTATCCGCAGGCTATAGAGCACATCAATGAGAAGGATGAAAGCATCTTTCATGCTGCAGCCAGATGCCATAGGAAAGAAATTTTGGACCTTCTTCCATCTTCTTATGCTTTAATGCCGAGGCTTGGGAGGAGAATCACTTGTAATGGTGACAGTATTTTGCATCAAGCTGCATACCTAGGTGAGACTCATCATAGAGACAGACCAGGAGACGCCCTACGCATGCAGTCCGATATTCAGTGGTTTAAG AGGGTGAAGAAAATTGTGCCTGCATATTTCTTCAATCATCGGAACGAGAAAGGACAGACAGCCCAAGAATTATTCACCACTGAACACAAAAGGTTGGTGAAAGACGGGAGTGAGTGGCTAATGCGAACAACACAGGCTTGTACTCTAGTTGCAGTTCTAATTGCCACAGTTGCTTTCACCTCTGCCTACACAGTTCCGGGAGGTTCCAACTCAAAGACAGGCCATCCTTTGCTTATCGACACGACTCCATTTCATGTCTTCACAATCTCAGACACAATATCATTGTGCTTTGCCCTCACTTCGGTGGTGGTGTTTCTGTCCATCATGACATCCAACATGAACGAACAAGATTTCAAGACGTCTCTTCCTTTGAAGCTTGTCCTGGGtttaactactctgttttttGCTGTGACGGCAATGATGGTTGCTTTCGCAGCAACTCTTGTGCTTATGATCAGACAGAGACTTCATTGGGCTGCGATTCCAATTTACACAGTTGCTTGCTGCCCAGTGACAATCTTCCTTGTGCTTCAGTTCCCTCTTTATCTCAATATTGCTTGGTTTACTGTGAGGGGTATGCTGTGGAGTTTCATTGACTCTCTACCTCGTTCACATGAATGA